The proteins below come from a single Prolixibacter sp. NT017 genomic window:
- a CDS encoding phosphatase PAP2 family protein, translating to MMNRIVLFFLLSMFIGQAQASNDFRKALGDDDQTGSQLTYDFHLHTAQYTDVARYWQARHAQDSLQTATRTKAHYFLKKAILPTGLIAAGLVTMAVPRQTVLSKYRIHDTMHGWNPTFHTSADNYLQFAPAVVTLGLGAMGVKGRNDFLNQSLLFTKAELLMSVVVYGIKHATRVERPYGGVFTSFPSGHTAQAFLSATFLAKEYGHISPWISVAGYATATGVGVLRMMNNKHWISDVLAGAGVGILSVEFVYLTHQHRWGKKRNLVFAPTLYQKGGGVSMAMTF from the coding sequence ATGATGAATCGAATTGTGTTATTTTTTCTTCTGAGCATGTTCATTGGTCAGGCACAGGCTTCCAATGATTTCAGGAAGGCATTAGGTGATGATGATCAAACCGGAAGCCAGTTGACCTACGACTTCCATTTGCATACGGCACAATACACGGATGTGGCCCGCTACTGGCAGGCCCGTCATGCCCAGGATAGCCTGCAGACGGCTACCCGAACCAAAGCGCACTACTTTCTGAAGAAAGCCATTCTTCCTACCGGCCTGATAGCTGCCGGACTGGTGACCATGGCGGTTCCCCGGCAAACGGTGCTCAGCAAGTACCGCATTCATGACACCATGCATGGCTGGAACCCGACATTTCACACCTCGGCCGACAACTACCTGCAGTTTGCTCCGGCTGTTGTGACGTTGGGACTGGGAGCGATGGGCGTAAAAGGACGCAACGATTTTCTGAACCAAAGCCTGCTTTTTACCAAAGCCGAACTGCTGATGTCGGTGGTGGTGTATGGCATTAAGCATGCTACGCGGGTGGAGCGGCCCTATGGCGGCGTGTTCACCTCGTTTCCGTCGGGGCATACGGCGCAGGCGTTCCTGTCGGCTACCTTCCTGGCCAAGGAGTACGGGCATATTTCGCCCTGGATTAGTGTGGCCGGGTATGCAACGGCTACGGGTGTGGGCGTGTTGCGTATGATGAATAACAAACACTGGATTTCGGATGTGCTGGCCGGCGCCGGCGTGGGAATTCTCTCGGTGGAGTTCGTTTACCTGACGCATCAACACCGCTGGGGAAAGAAGCGGAACCTGGTGTTCGCCCCAACTTTGTATCAAAAAGGCGGTGGCGTGTCGATGGCGATGACGTTTTAG
- a CDS encoding YncE family protein: MKQSILHISAVFFLLSVFLTGCMNDNAWIDAHRQGPSDQLLSNAGVFIVNEGNFMSGNATLSFYDKATAQTTNNLFYSTNGLPLGDVGQSMSILDSLGYIAINNSGKIYVINTETGKYSGKITGLTSPRYIHFVSKQKAYVTDLYASAITIFNPITFQITGNIPTPGHASTEQMVQIGRTLYVTCWSADHTLLKIDTENDSVTGEIKVGTQPKSMVKDKNNQLWVLCDGSLGGTTSGGQAELQQVNPETGQIEKSFALNSDNIASDLTINAARDTLCFINNDVWQMPITASQLPAAPVLKNPGTIYYSLGVDPDNSDIYVSDAIDYLQRGLVYRLTAKGVPVDTLKTGIIPGFFCFKQ, encoded by the coding sequence ATGAAGCAAAGCATTCTCCACATATCAGCTGTCTTTTTCCTGTTAAGTGTGTTCCTGACGGGATGCATGAACGACAATGCCTGGATAGACGCCCACCGGCAGGGACCATCTGACCAGCTGCTCTCCAATGCAGGCGTATTCATTGTAAACGAAGGAAACTTCATGTCGGGCAACGCCACCCTCTCCTTTTACGATAAAGCCACCGCCCAAACCACCAACAACCTGTTTTACTCCACCAACGGTCTTCCCCTGGGCGATGTGGGCCAATCGATGAGCATCCTCGATTCGCTTGGATACATTGCCATTAATAACTCGGGGAAAATTTATGTCATCAATACCGAAACGGGAAAATATTCCGGGAAGATCACCGGGCTCACCTCGCCGCGGTACATCCATTTCGTGAGCAAACAAAAGGCCTATGTAACCGACCTGTATGCATCGGCCATCACCATCTTCAACCCGATTACCTTTCAAATCACCGGAAACATTCCGACACCCGGCCATGCATCGACCGAACAGATGGTGCAAATTGGCCGCACACTGTATGTCACCTGTTGGTCGGCGGACCATACTCTCCTGAAAATCGATACGGAGAATGATTCCGTTACCGGGGAAATAAAGGTAGGCACGCAGCCCAAAAGCATGGTGAAAGATAAGAACAACCAGCTTTGGGTACTGTGCGACGGCAGCTTGGGCGGAACCACATCGGGCGGCCAGGCCGAACTGCAGCAGGTGAATCCGGAAACCGGGCAGATTGAGAAGTCGTTCGCACTTAACTCCGACAATATTGCTTCCGATTTGACCATCAACGCTGCGCGCGACACGCTCTGCTTCATCAACAACGATGTGTGGCAAATGCCCATCACCGCATCGCAACTTCCGGCAGCGCCGGTATTAAAAAACCCCGGGACCATCTACTACAGTCTCGGGGTCGATCCGGATAACTCAGATATTTATGTGAGCGATGCCATCGACTACCTGCAGCGCGGACTGGTGTACCGGTTAACCGCAAAAGGAGTTCCTGTCGACACACTGAAAACAGGAATCATCCCCGGCTTCTTCTGTTTTAAACAATAG
- a CDS encoding TonB-dependent siderophore receptor → MPTKPEPDIQAPRFCIGFMKRLPLLLLLLIPFCQELRAQSLSDTLKIKEVRVVSKHLQKKEEAGLIRSDVDSIAMIKALNATLSELISENTPIFIKTYGRGALATASFRGTAPSHTQVEWNGISLNSPMLGMVDFSTIPVYFIDKVSILHGSGSLTEKSGALGGTINLQSDVDWSNHFSGSVLSGVGSYQSYDEFFQVKAGNRKIQSKTKAFLSQSANDFTYRNKFIATIDPKTGEYIYPKQRNKNADYRNYGILQEIYFRPNDKDVISGHYWYQHNSRSIPQLMTNETSGDGGVNRQTDQIHRAVAEWNHYSDKTTLKVSSGLNFDKMNYWLRANVNGTSGQVVVDSWSNAKSWFNKALFTYRENQDFSATAGIDADRYQVSSQNYAPLANNYGYHKTRLESSVHLQVSKKFGKRFTSTFLIRQDFYDSQAAPIMPLLGLEYKLSAKGNLYLKGNVARNYHQPSLNDLYYIPGGNPDLKPEEGYTGDLGLTWEKSYTHLHLYTTLSAYTSKIDNWIIWLPTNKGYWEPSNMKKVDASGLEYQLSLEGNEGPWHWHLNGNYAYTRSINRDNPVNWADQSIGKQLPFIPKHSANLSANLSRQGYHLTYQWNYYSERYTTTSNEKTTSLDYLYPYFMNDLFAGKDWNWKTYRLGVEFKIFNLFNEEYRTVLQRPMPRRNYSLLVRFDF, encoded by the coding sequence ATGCCAACTAAGCCGGAGCCCGACATACAGGCACCCCGTTTTTGCATCGGTTTTATGAAGCGCCTGCCGTTGTTATTGCTGCTACTCATTCCTTTTTGTCAGGAGCTGCGGGCACAATCACTCTCCGACACCCTGAAAATAAAAGAGGTCAGGGTGGTGAGCAAGCACCTGCAGAAAAAGGAAGAGGCCGGCCTGATCCGCTCAGACGTCGATTCGATTGCCATGATCAAAGCACTGAATGCCACTCTTTCGGAACTCATCTCCGAAAACACGCCCATTTTCATCAAAACCTACGGGCGGGGAGCGCTGGCAACAGCTTCCTTCCGGGGAACCGCACCATCGCACACACAGGTGGAATGGAACGGTATCAGTCTGAACTCGCCCATGCTGGGGATGGTCGATTTCTCCACCATCCCGGTTTACTTCATCGACAAAGTCAGTATTCTGCACGGTTCCGGTTCGCTCACCGAAAAAAGCGGGGCACTGGGTGGCACCATCAACCTGCAAAGCGATGTCGACTGGAGCAATCACTTCTCCGGAAGTGTCCTCTCAGGTGTTGGCAGCTACCAATCGTACGACGAATTCTTCCAGGTAAAAGCCGGAAACCGGAAAATCCAATCCAAAACCAAAGCCTTTCTCAGTCAGTCGGCCAACGATTTTACCTACCGGAATAAGTTCATCGCCACCATCGATCCCAAAACCGGGGAATACATTTACCCGAAGCAGCGCAACAAAAACGCCGATTACCGCAATTACGGCATACTGCAGGAAATCTATTTCCGCCCCAACGACAAGGACGTAATTTCGGGCCACTACTGGTACCAACACAATTCGCGCAGCATACCGCAGCTGATGACCAACGAAACATCGGGCGATGGCGGCGTCAACAGGCAAACCGACCAGATTCACCGGGCGGTGGCCGAATGGAACCACTACAGCGACAAAACCACCCTGAAGGTCAGCAGCGGGTTGAACTTTGACAAGATGAACTACTGGCTCAGGGCCAACGTCAACGGCACATCCGGGCAGGTTGTCGTCGATTCGTGGTCGAATGCCAAAAGCTGGTTCAACAAAGCCTTGTTCACCTACCGGGAAAATCAGGATTTTTCGGCCACAGCCGGAATCGATGCCGACCGGTACCAGGTAAGTTCTCAAAATTATGCCCCGCTGGCCAACAACTATGGTTACCATAAAACACGGCTCGAAAGCTCGGTCCACCTGCAAGTGAGTAAGAAATTCGGAAAACGGTTCACCTCCACCTTCCTGATAAGACAGGATTTTTACGACAGCCAGGCAGCGCCCATCATGCCGTTGCTGGGACTGGAATACAAGCTGTCGGCTAAGGGGAACCTCTACCTGAAAGGCAATGTGGCGCGCAATTACCACCAGCCCTCACTGAACGATTTGTACTACATCCCGGGAGGAAATCCCGATCTGAAGCCGGAAGAAGGTTATACCGGCGATTTGGGCCTGACCTGGGAGAAGAGTTACACGCATCTGCACCTCTACACCACCCTTTCGGCCTACACGTCCAAAATCGACAACTGGATTATCTGGTTGCCCACCAACAAAGGTTACTGGGAGCCTTCGAACATGAAGAAGGTCGACGCCAGCGGCTTGGAGTACCAGCTTTCGCTGGAAGGCAACGAAGGACCGTGGCACTGGCACCTTAACGGGAACTATGCTTACACCCGCTCCATCAATCGCGACAACCCGGTGAACTGGGCCGACCAATCCATCGGCAAGCAGCTGCCTTTTATTCCGAAACACTCAGCCAACCTGTCGGCCAATCTTTCCCGGCAAGGATACCATCTTACTTACCAGTGGAACTATTACAGCGAGCGGTATACCACTACCAGCAACGAGAAAACCACGTCGCTCGATTACCTCTACCCCTATTTTATGAACGACCTGTTTGCCGGCAAAGACTGGAACTGGAAGACGTACCGGTTAGGGGTGGAATTCAAAATTTTCAACCTCTTCAACGAGGAGTACCGGACCGTGTTGCAACGCCCCATGCCGCGACGGAATTATTCACTGTTGGTCCGGTTTGACTTTTAA
- a CDS encoding PKD-like domain-containing protein, with translation MKKLILLSYMLLAGLFFLVSCSKTESPLLPEITMDIPSQGYEVTAGTQLSLVAQASNADGATYSWTNNGQEVSQQQTYNFLSEVPGAYQIGLTVSTTDGHASTQFKVTVTSSPYITKVFDYQYGPGQHASIVTTGESNNFIGVPWADGKSFVHLGGWGGYIIAGFDHTVKNRDGYDFAVYAQPGASSEPGVVYVMKDTNGNGKPDDGPWLQLKGSEYNNTETIHNYEVTYYKPANGGNVTWKDNQGNSGELIPNFGADSWWWSGYGDKTEIAFDGERLPDAYVNTSTDSSTESWALRNGLFTWGYAETYNNQDYDTNLKANRFDISDAVNADGSPANIDGIDFIKVQSSVFQIAGWLNEVSTEVSGAVDLNMLNNAN, from the coding sequence ATGAAAAAACTAATTCTTTTAAGCTACATGCTGCTTGCAGGACTTTTTTTCCTGGTCTCCTGCAGCAAAACCGAATCTCCTCTTCTGCCGGAAATTACCATGGACATCCCAAGTCAGGGATACGAAGTTACAGCCGGAACACAACTTTCGCTGGTGGCACAGGCCAGTAATGCCGACGGAGCTACGTACAGCTGGACAAATAACGGACAAGAGGTATCTCAGCAACAGACTTACAACTTTCTTTCTGAAGTTCCAGGCGCCTATCAAATTGGATTAACCGTTAGTACAACTGATGGGCACGCTTCCACTCAATTCAAGGTTACGGTAACATCGTCACCATACATCACCAAAGTTTTCGATTATCAATATGGTCCCGGCCAGCATGCATCCATTGTCACAACCGGCGAAAGTAACAACTTCATTGGTGTTCCCTGGGCCGATGGAAAAAGCTTCGTGCACCTGGGCGGCTGGGGTGGATACATCATTGCGGGTTTCGACCACACAGTGAAAAACCGCGATGGGTATGACTTTGCCGTTTATGCTCAACCAGGAGCGTCTTCCGAGCCGGGAGTAGTTTACGTAATGAAGGATACCAATGGAAACGGCAAACCCGACGATGGCCCATGGCTGCAGCTGAAAGGCAGCGAATACAACAACACAGAAACAATTCACAACTACGAAGTGACCTATTACAAACCGGCCAACGGAGGCAATGTAACCTGGAAAGACAACCAGGGTAACAGCGGTGAACTGATTCCTAACTTCGGCGCCGATAGTTGGTGGTGGTCCGGTTACGGCGATAAAACTGAGATCGCGTTTGATGGCGAACGCCTTCCTGATGCATACGTGAATACCAGTACCGACAGCAGCACCGAAAGCTGGGCGCTGCGCAACGGTTTGTTTACCTGGGGCTATGCCGAAACCTACAACAACCAGGATTACGACACCAACCTAAAAGCAAACCGGTTCGACATTTCCGACGCGGTGAATGCAGATGGCTCGCCGGCCAATATCGATGGCATCGATTTCATCAAAGTGCAGAGCAGTGTCTTTCAGATTGCCGGTTGGCTGAACGAAGTATCCACCGAAGTGAGCGGCGCTGTCGACCTGAATATGCTGAACAATGCCAACTAA
- a CDS encoding ATP-binding protein → MRHSILIVDDDIISARLLQNILRQNDYDVLPIANNGKEGIKIASELHPDIIFMDIQMPGELDGIDAGTLIQQELNIPVVYITGDDDQRTFSRALQTNPTGYIIKPFQADNLIMVLEMAIFRHTMTEKLRINEELLSVTMKSIADGVVSTDQNGNIVFFNAAAEKLTGLRLSEVQNINFRQALNLRNETGAPLFPEEKEGDQLLNPIYGEGIFICKNNNQLPISYSLAPIRDDKNEFRGYIFSFRDISLIKKAEDELKNMNRILEEKVARRTEELRQKNILLEKALEKEKEINEFRSKIVTTISHEFKTPLTTIFSSTELLERYMDNEKLRAKAPRHFSLIKESVNLLSSHLSDILKFREYETLNETHPEPTEIIDFLDKMAQFYQSGVGKHHRVQFTHNSLPKELLIDQKLLREIAGNFISNAIKYSDKGKTVELAAEYSEGKLKISVRDEGVGISKGDQEKLFEYFYRAKTTENIEGSGVGLAIARQAVNLLNGKIEVESEPGKGSTFIVEFPVEQIN, encoded by the coding sequence ATGCGGCACTCAATTCTTATCGTTGATGATGACATAATTTCGGCACGACTTTTACAAAATATTCTGCGCCAGAACGATTACGATGTTCTTCCTATAGCAAATAACGGCAAGGAAGGCATAAAAATTGCGTCAGAGCTGCATCCTGACATCATTTTCATGGACATTCAGATGCCTGGAGAGCTGGATGGAATTGATGCCGGAACATTAATCCAACAGGAATTGAACATCCCGGTGGTTTACATCACTGGCGACGACGATCAACGAACCTTTTCAAGAGCACTGCAAACCAACCCTACCGGGTATATCATCAAACCGTTCCAGGCTGACAACCTGATCATGGTCCTCGAGATGGCTATTTTCAGGCACACCATGACCGAAAAGCTGCGGATAAATGAGGAACTTCTGTCAGTTACGATGAAAAGCATCGCCGACGGCGTAGTTTCAACCGATCAAAACGGAAACATTGTTTTCTTCAATGCTGCCGCAGAAAAATTAACCGGATTGCGATTAAGCGAAGTGCAAAACATCAACTTTCGGCAGGCACTCAACCTGAGAAACGAAACAGGCGCTCCGCTTTTTCCTGAAGAAAAAGAAGGCGACCAGTTGCTGAATCCAATCTATGGAGAAGGCATTTTCATTTGTAAGAACAATAACCAACTTCCAATTTCCTACAGCCTCGCTCCCATTCGGGATGATAAGAATGAGTTTCGTGGTTACATTTTCTCCTTCCGGGATATCTCCCTTATCAAGAAAGCGGAAGATGAACTGAAAAACATGAACCGGATCCTGGAAGAAAAAGTAGCCCGGCGAACAGAAGAACTGAGACAAAAAAACATACTTCTCGAAAAAGCGCTGGAGAAAGAAAAGGAAATCAATGAGTTCCGCTCAAAGATTGTCACAACCATTTCGCACGAATTCAAAACGCCGTTAACGACGATTTTCAGTTCTACCGAACTGCTCGAGCGGTACATGGACAATGAGAAATTGCGAGCAAAAGCACCGCGCCACTTTTCACTGATAAAAGAATCGGTTAACCTTTTAAGCAGCCACTTATCCGATATACTGAAGTTCCGTGAATACGAAACACTGAACGAAACGCATCCGGAACCGACTGAAATTATTGACTTTCTGGATAAAATGGCTCAGTTCTATCAATCGGGAGTGGGCAAACATCACCGGGTTCAGTTCACTCATAACTCGTTACCGAAAGAACTGCTTATCGACCAAAAACTGCTGCGCGAAATTGCCGGTAATTTCATTTCCAATGCGATAAAGTATTCCGATAAAGGAAAGACGGTTGAATTAGCTGCTGAATATTCCGAAGGGAAACTGAAAATTTCGGTTCGCGATGAAGGTGTCGGCATCTCGAAGGGAGACCAGGAGAAACTTTTCGAGTATTTCTACCGTGCCAAAACTACCGAGAATATAGAAGGTTCGGGTGTCGGACTGGCCATTGCCCGTCAGGCGGTCAATTTGCTTAATGGAAAAATTGAGGTGGAAAGCGAGCCGGGAAAAGGTTCCACCTTCATCGTTGAATTCCCTGTAGAGCAAATAAATTGA
- a CDS encoding HlyD family secretion protein produces MKSFRYNKNEKVIRGYKEEPLPKRRVNWDRIIYLIIFFIILASLIIYIFRRTYFVSSYGEVITSKFEVKFADDVKVVDYLVDENEKVKRGDTLMIVRPEIPPKDTLGLVSQENDANTDWIEKEKISTQKSISLKRIGLQRTKDEIKEVQQQISSQRNEVYLGLNTAGILTATESKAQNLKADEKMQQEEIRYLRTYYAKLLRMEREMSRVTRQVFVIPRNVPFISPIDGIVSQIFARKDEVNYRQEVAMDLINFNKVYIMAYLDQEYFQYFKVGDTVGVKFGNGMKSLGVISNIYMNTAELPSEFHKTYQKTPRTVLARIDPVNAENVSEWKPYYKMGVTVYRPKMFYHWWLNYREKHVDNESSN; encoded by the coding sequence TTGAAATCGTTTCGATACAATAAGAATGAAAAAGTAATCAGGGGTTACAAAGAGGAGCCTCTGCCGAAGCGCCGGGTCAACTGGGATCGGATTATTTACCTGATCATCTTCTTCATTATTCTGGCCAGCTTGATAATTTACATTTTTCGCCGGACTTACTTTGTTTCTTCTTATGGGGAAGTAATCACCAGCAAGTTCGAGGTGAAATTTGCTGATGACGTGAAAGTGGTGGATTATCTGGTCGATGAAAATGAGAAAGTGAAACGAGGCGATACCCTGATGATTGTTCGCCCGGAAATTCCGCCCAAAGACACGCTTGGATTGGTAAGTCAGGAAAATGACGCCAATACGGATTGGATTGAGAAAGAAAAGATTTCGACGCAGAAGAGCATAAGTCTGAAGCGTATCGGACTACAGCGCACTAAAGATGAAATTAAAGAGGTTCAGCAGCAGATAAGCAGTCAACGTAATGAAGTATATCTTGGACTGAACACAGCCGGAATATTGACAGCAACGGAAAGCAAAGCTCAGAATCTGAAGGCTGACGAGAAGATGCAGCAAGAGGAGATTCGCTATCTGAGAACTTACTACGCCAAGTTGCTTAGAATGGAGAGAGAAATGAGCCGGGTAACCCGACAGGTTTTTGTGATTCCCCGGAATGTGCCTTTTATTTCTCCGATTGATGGTATTGTTAGTCAGATATTCGCGCGTAAAGATGAGGTGAATTATCGTCAGGAGGTGGCCATGGACCTCATCAATTTCAACAAGGTTTACATCATGGCGTACCTCGATCAGGAGTATTTTCAATACTTTAAAGTGGGCGATACGGTTGGAGTAAAATTTGGAAACGGAATGAAAAGCCTCGGCGTAATTAGCAATATTTATATGAATACTGCCGAGTTACCCAGCGAGTTTCATAAAACCTATCAGAAAACACCACGGACCGTTTTGGCCCGTATTGACCCTGTCAATGCAGAAAATGTGAGTGAATGGAAGCCTTATTATAAGATGGGGGTGACCGTTTATCGTCCGAAAATGTTTTACCATTGGTGGTTGAACTACAGAGAGAAGCACGTCGATAATGAATCATCGAATTAA
- a CDS encoding glycosyltransferase, whose product MIDFWQRFFDFWLNVPPERIVRLFWYFFLLEVPRYLLFDLVVVVLFSLKRLWNSDTYQAANNQLFAENPLISIIVPGKNEGRHIPKLVQSLTEQTYQNYQLIIVDDGSDDNTPFICRKLEKEGKIDLFLRNEERGGKASAANLALRFSKGKYIVHLDADTSFDRDAIEKILTPFYTDSEIGAVGGNVKVRNSKEAVIASFQAVEYLQTITMGRMVASYLGIYKIVSGAFGAFRRDLVERVGGWDIGPGLDGDITMKIRKMGYRIVFEPRAVSLTNVPTSLKKLSNQRFRWSRSMVRFRLRKHADVFVPDQNFQFRNFFSSVENLFFNVVLDALWFYYVIRLAINNPDIIFLMIVMKMFLYGMSNFVQVILVSLMSERGRQEIKLLMYIPFMSIYDGYYLRLVRTIAYFREWLASSSYDDAWNPRKSSVQAKEHHL is encoded by the coding sequence ATGATTGATTTCTGGCAACGGTTTTTTGACTTTTGGCTGAATGTTCCCCCTGAACGGATCGTTAGGCTTTTCTGGTATTTCTTCTTGCTGGAGGTGCCCCGGTATCTGCTTTTCGACCTGGTTGTGGTGGTCCTTTTCAGCTTAAAACGGTTGTGGAATTCAGATACCTACCAGGCCGCTAATAATCAGTTGTTTGCCGAAAATCCGCTGATTTCCATTATCGTTCCGGGGAAAAACGAAGGCCGACACATCCCGAAGTTGGTTCAAAGCCTGACAGAACAGACGTACCAAAATTATCAGCTCATTATTGTCGACGATGGGTCGGATGATAATACTCCCTTCATCTGCCGTAAGCTGGAGAAAGAGGGAAAGATTGACCTTTTTCTTCGGAATGAAGAAAGGGGAGGAAAGGCAAGCGCAGCCAATCTGGCGTTGCGTTTTTCCAAAGGAAAATATATTGTCCATCTTGATGCAGATACTTCTTTTGACCGGGATGCCATTGAGAAAATACTGACACCGTTTTATACCGATTCGGAAATTGGCGCCGTCGGTGGAAATGTAAAAGTCAGAAATTCCAAAGAGGCTGTCATCGCCAGTTTTCAGGCTGTTGAATATCTGCAGACTATCACCATGGGACGTATGGTAGCGTCGTATTTGGGGATTTATAAGATTGTATCCGGAGCATTTGGTGCTTTTCGCAGAGACCTGGTCGAGCGCGTTGGGGGCTGGGATATTGGTCCGGGACTCGATGGTGATATCACCATGAAGATCCGGAAAATGGGATACCGCATCGTTTTTGAGCCACGCGCTGTTTCGCTGACTAATGTTCCTACTTCCTTGAAAAAACTATCGAATCAACGGTTTCGCTGGTCTCGTTCAATGGTCCGTTTTCGTTTGAGAAAACATGCCGACGTTTTTGTGCCGGACCAGAACTTTCAGTTTCGCAATTTCTTCTCCAGTGTAGAAAATCTGTTTTTCAATGTTGTTTTGGATGCCCTTTGGTTTTACTATGTTATCAGGCTGGCGATTAATAACCCGGATATCATCTTCCTGATGATTGTGATGAAGATGTTTCTGTACGGGATGAGTAATTTTGTCCAGGTGATCCTGGTGAGTCTGATGTCGGAACGGGGAAGACAAGAGATCAAGCTCCTGATGTATATTCCGTTCATGTCGATCTACGACGGTTATTACCTTCGCCTGGTCAGAACAATCGCTTATTTCAGGGAGTGGTTGGCATCCTCATCTTACGATGATGCCTGGAATCCAAGAAAATCTTCGGTACAGGCAAAAGAGCACCACCTCTGA
- a CDS encoding response regulator, with protein sequence MKAKILIIEDTESVRENIAEILEAENFESHTAENGEIGVEMARKIQPDLILCDIMMPGMDGYEVIRKLRENEITATTPFIFLTAKSAVENIREGMLLGADDYIPKPFTIEQLLDAVNTRLERIGAMKKKADETVKNLTNRIGLPFASELQDPMKAIVGFSELIATGYPNMEKQEIVDFVNMILKAGIKLRKTVSKTLVFYRLEALSNKADELNTLKESATQNVYEVIEQAAHSVAKEAKRESDLRLALVDASVRIPRDLVEMAVSELVENAFKFSTRKTDVKLVATVDDSVYRLSIEDEGIGMSDEQILKAGAFVDYEQREGSESGLGLGLHNAKRVVELFDGTFKINSAPNQGTIIKISLPLV encoded by the coding sequence ATGAAAGCGAAAATTCTGATTATCGAAGATACCGAGAGCGTACGAGAAAATATTGCAGAGATACTGGAAGCTGAGAATTTCGAGTCACATACAGCAGAGAACGGTGAGATAGGAGTGGAAATGGCCCGCAAGATTCAACCCGACTTAATTCTCTGCGACATTATGATGCCCGGAATGGATGGATACGAAGTGATTAGAAAGCTTCGGGAAAATGAAATCACAGCAACCACTCCGTTTATTTTTCTCACGGCAAAAAGCGCAGTAGAAAATATTCGCGAAGGTATGTTGCTGGGAGCCGATGATTACATTCCGAAACCGTTTACGATTGAGCAGCTTCTGGATGCAGTTAACACCCGTCTGGAGCGCATCGGCGCCATGAAGAAAAAAGCCGACGAAACGGTTAAAAATCTGACCAACCGGATTGGATTACCGTTTGCGTCTGAGCTTCAGGATCCGATGAAAGCCATTGTGGGATTTTCAGAATTAATTGCTACCGGATATCCCAATATGGAGAAACAGGAGATTGTCGATTTTGTCAACATGATATTGAAAGCCGGAATTAAACTCCGGAAAACCGTTTCCAAAACATTGGTATTCTATCGCCTCGAAGCCTTATCGAACAAAGCTGACGAGTTAAATACGCTGAAAGAATCGGCGACTCAGAATGTCTATGAAGTTATTGAGCAGGCTGCTCATTCGGTTGCCAAAGAAGCGAAGCGCGAAAGTGATTTGCGCCTGGCACTTGTTGATGCATCGGTTCGAATTCCAAGAGACCTGGTGGAGATGGCGGTCAGCGAGTTGGTTGAGAATGCATTCAAATTTTCGACCCGAAAAACGGATGTAAAACTGGTGGCAACTGTCGATGACAGTGTTTATCGTCTATCTATCGAGGATGAAGGCATTGGAATGAGTGACGAGCAAATTCTGAAAGCCGGTGCATTTGTCGATTACGAACAACGTGAAGGTAGTGAAAGCGGTTTAGGATTAGGCTTGCACAATGCCAAACGGGTTGTCGAATTGTTCGACGGTACTTTTAAGATTAACTCGGCTCCCAACCAGGGAACGATTATAAAAATTAGCCTGCCTCTGGTATAA